The sequence GGGACATATTCCATATTGGAAACACGTACaagttataaacaatgtgttgaaggatgttgacaaaatttacgtaaaaggaaaagaaaaagccgaatttttgaaaaaatatacacataaacaagttattgaatttccacaacaaccaacattacacgccGATAAAGTTAAATGCATGTACCATCTGAACGATAACGCATATTGCAGTCtacataatgtattttttttaaaacaaacatttcgttaaaagtgtacaaaacattgtgtaaataatCTCAACTCATCAGTCTATTAGTAATCATGGATCAAGAGAGTTGGATAACGTGTCGTAATAATCCAGGACATCGCCTGAAAGTAAAACATCTTCGACGACATTTACGAAGATGTCTTCCACATCGTGAATATTCTTGGAGGAGTTTTGATTGCGGAAAtgggaattattttgattcaaCTTTATcccataatactaataatgattatcaacaatcatcgagaagcaattttgaaaatacaaactcttcaaaaaatattttttgtaatgatatggaatattaattgaattaattaattgtagtatttataaataaatgttatagatttataaacatttgtatttttttcataatatttaccacTCCCTTACACTTTCAATAATCCTTATACACcacccaaaaaaattcattttatttataaaaaaagagttGATTATTGCAGTGGATATGAgtgatttttctcattttttcaataaattaaacaggttaaCGATGTCCTTGAAACAGGCGGTTACACTCCATCCTGTCTACATAGGTcttctttttacatttttttgtgtctataTGTTAACCTTGATGGAATACACCAATGTAGTTGCAGTAAGTGCATACAAAGAAGTTGACCTTGACGGGagcttttaacaatttataaatgtgcagAGAGTGAATGCAGAAATTCATTCTGTGTTGTACAGGTAGTCTGTGTACGAAATAAtgtgttcaaattattttgctaattttaaaccGTGCACTCATGGTGACGAGTGTTGTCAGTGTCCCGGTCCCTCAACTAGGACAACTGTAAGTAACCAGTCAtcaaagttattatttaaagtattgaAGGGAAAAGTTGCAAATCCCTATCAAAACCGTAGTGGTTTTAATAGGGATAAACCTAGAATCAATATCGTTTCTGATGTAATTATTAGACCtacttattcaaaattaatcaaaaatgatgagacacaatttgaacaatttgccAAGTCGTCTTTAAGTCAATCTTTGAGGGAAGATTGTTTTGAAGAGGATGAGATTGAATGTAGTCAGTTAAGTGTGAAAGAGAAGCAATTAGCTAATCACGCTGTTGCTAATATTGTTCAAATCGTTGATGAGGATGATGATGATTCTATGGTTATTCCTTTATCACAACCTGATAGTGAATTATCGTTTTCTTTACCATTCACGCAATACCTGGCTCAACatggtattgaaaatgattattcgGACGACATCTCGTTGACCTTAATAGACCAGTTTATTAACGAAGACGAGGCGGTGTCCAATCCGGTTGTGGATGAAGGAACTTGTCCCATCAATAATTCGATTACCGATGAGTTAAATGTATTTGATAATGATATGGTCGTGGTGGAAGAACCCCCAATCTCTCCCAGTCCACCACTACCACCACAAAGCCCCTTCGTTGAGCCAGTGTTTACCCGCCCCGTTACACCAATATCTCCTGAAGCGGCACCCGCGGTATTAACTCAACCCCCTATGATAATATCGCAGGACATCATTGACGCCTTATCGGAGCCTTGGGTTGAGGTGGAAAACATTATCAATGGTAACGTTGAACATCCCCCTCAACCCAATTCACCGATTATTGAGGAAAATGATGTTCTGCCAGAGAGATTGGTGGTGGTAGAGAccgaaaataacatcattcgGTCACCACAACCTTCACCACCACCGTCACCCATAATATTATCACAGGGCGTCAATGACATGCAACAACCATCTGTCATTGACGCACTGGCAGAGCCGTGGGTTGAAGAGAGGAGGCAGGGTGAAGAGATGGATGTTGAAAATGACATCATTCAACCCTCTCAATTGTCACCCATTCTAGGGCAAACAAATAATAGGATTGAGAATAGGGTGGAGGGTGGAGACGATGACGACGACGATGACATCATTCCACCCACTCCCCCTCACTCACGATCAAGGAGGCGTCGGCGCCCTAGAAAGCCTCGTAGACGTTCGCGAAAGTcgccattaatattaattattaataattataatattaatattaatattaatgatgttaatattaataattaatattaataaatcctATTTCCATCCCACAATCATATCAAGTACATTTAATTCGAACgcgattttccaaattttaacatcatACTACCTACAACACGATGGCAAGCATGCTGCTCCTCCTCGAGGTCTTGCTGGATACCTATCtctgaacacaaaaaaatatatatttatatagtataaataaaagtcattcaaagatAGTAACAGAAGGcagcaaatttataattaaactttgttagtaacctgtttaatttattgatttatattttcataagaaaatgcatcactgtgaaaactgtaataaacaatttacaaccCGTCAATCACGACTACGCCACGAAAAGCTCTATTGTCAAGTGgtcaaaaaacaggaaaatggaggaccggccgccaaaaaacagaaaatatgtcattcaactggtaagttttaactaataggtactctatttttcaataatttttcttttctagctAGCAACAATTATATGTGCGTTACATGTAATCAAGAAATTGCTCCAAAGCTTATTACGGCCCATGAGAGAAGTAGACAGCatagaaataattgtcaaagtaCTCCCTTGGAGGATGGGGTGTTTGCACTCAGCAGTGCATTTAAATCACGCATCGCTTCATATAGGATTTGTGATGAGGGCCATTATAtcgatttaaatgaatttatggataaaattcacaataaattacttagacttattgtttcacaaattgaaaaatttagtacaatcaaaataaatttggaattatttggattgtataccattgagtcaaaaaatatatttgatgtaaaatctTTCAATACTACTAACAGAATTGTCACTTTAGGCACGAATATTAGGAATATGTTGCATGACTTTCAAGAagttattagtcaaaaaatgatggattttttgGAACGAGATTCAGGTAGttatatattgtaaaaatctttataatacaattatttttttgcttctttgtTTTAGGCTGGACACTTGTGAAAATCTtacatttagaattaaatgtaaactatTACAATCCATTGAAAGCTTCATCGTATATCCCACTACCGCCAAGCGTGAAAATGAAGAGGGCAATAGTTAATGTTCAAAATCAggatattcattgttttggttgGAGTGTCGTAGCAGCAGTGTGTCTACCTATGGGACCAGAACATTTACCCAGTTCATATCCACATTGGtcgacactttttaatttccaaggtattgaatttcctgtaaaactggatagtattgcaaaatttgaaagtcaaaataatgtctCTATTAATGTTTACGGACTTGAATtactttatgtaaacaataaggtaaaatttgaaattgtgggaccattatattttacaaactttaagaaaccggtacacataaatttattattgttgagtgataacgatggtaatcaacattactgtacaataactaatttgccaCGTTTAGTATCTTCCCAACTCTCAAAACATcatcattcaaaatttttctgtgatGGATGTCTACAATATTTCACAACCCAAGCTTTATTAGATAGACATTCTTCGACTGATTGTGGAAAACTTTATGCTAGAATcccaaataatgaattaataacaaatagatTTGGTTATAATGTTCCCGCTAATGtattagaatttcaaaattatcatcataaaatgactatcccatttattgtttatgctgatttcgaatgtttattgaaacctatgagtacagttgcaccaaatccaaatcaatcattttcgataaaaacttttctccATCAACCATATTCATGTGCATATTACATTAAATGTTCATATAACGATCAATTATCTAAATTCCAAAGTTTTCGAGGACAGTCATCTGTGGTTGACTTTATTACAGCATTAGAAATAGATTTGatagagatttataaaaagtatttaagtatTGTACAACCAATGCTTCCATTAACTATTCAAGAAGAGTTTGATTATCTTACAGCAACGGAATgtcatatttgtcaaaaaccttttcaacagaatgatattaaagta is a genomic window of Tribolium castaneum strain GA2 unplaced genomic scaffold, icTriCast1.1 ptg000089l, whole genome shotgun sequence containing:
- the LOC135265262 gene encoding uncharacterized protein LOC135265262, with protein sequence MCSNYFANFKPCTHGDECCQCPGPSTRTTKMHHCENCNKQFTTRQSRLRHEKLYCQVVKKQENGGPAAKKQKICHSTASNNYMCVTCNQEIAPKLITAHERSRQHRNNCQSTPLEDGVFALSSAFKSRIASYRICDEGHYIDLNEFMDKIHNKLLRLIVSQIEKFSTIKINLELFGLYTIESKNIFDVKSFNTTNRIVTLGTNIRNMLHDFQEVISQKMMDFLERDSGWTLVKILHLELNVNYYNPLKASSYIPLPPSVKMKRAIVNVQNQDIHCFGWSVVAAVCLPMGPEHLPSSYPHWSTLFNFQGIEFPVKLDSIAKFESQNNVSINVYGLELLYVNNKVKFEIVGPLYFTNFKKPVHINLLLLSDNDGNQHYCTITNLPRLVSSQLSKHHHSKFFCDGCLQYFTTQALLDRHSSTDCGKLYARIPNNELITNRFGYNVPANVLEFQNYHHKMTIPFIVYADFECLLKPMSTVAPNPNQSFSIKTFLHQPYSCAYYIKCSYNDQLSKFQSFRGQSSVVDFITALEIDLIEIYKKYLSIVQPMLPLTIQEEFDYLTATECHICQKPFQQNDIKVKDHCHLTGRYRSAAHSNCNLNFQIPNFIPIVFHNLTNYDSHLFIKELALEESEINILGKTKEKYITFSKKICVGEYLNSNNRIVKEHLHLRFIDSFQFLTCSLEKLAAALDDAQCMEVKRYFPVDREFQLIRQKGVFPYSFIDDFSKLDLTELPQKIDFYDKLRDEHISEDDYQRANTVWNTFHCQTLGEYSDLYLKSDILLLADVFENFRNMCLKHYELDPAHYVTAPSLSWNAMLKFTHVKLELLTDIDMLHFFKKGIRGGVSTCVKRAAQANNKFLPNYDPSKPTSYILYLDATNLYGWAMSEVLPLGGFTWLTQDEINSLSIMDLTDTTPEGYVLEVDISYPHHLHNSHNDMPFLPENLIPPNGKCAKLIPNLCAKTNYIIHYRNLKQALQNGLELTKIHRVLKFNQSSWLKPYIDLNTKLRNQTKNKFEKDLFKLMNNSVYGKTMENVDNRVDIKLATHWKKKRSQVWSRDMDSQTTI